TCCTCGTTGCTTACATTGGGAAGCAAAAGAGCCCGAATACAAAGAGATTAGTCAGGCATTGAAGCTTACTCATTCAAATGtaagtcaaaattaccattttggtgatgcgtgaatttaattttaatatgGGTAAGGTAAATTTAAGTCGTTATATGTTTGTTTGACAGATTGACGTACATCATATCCTCCATGCTTCTGAGTTAGAGAAGTGCCAACCATACATGAAGGATTTTGAGTTATTGAATGATAAAGCTGATGACTTGATTGATACCTTTGTTAAAAAACTTAAGGTTTGCAGTCCTGTTTTGAGTGAATACAATAAGGAAGAAGAGAAGGTTGATGTTTTAGATGATAAAAAAATGTGCCCTTCAGCTTCAAATGTCAATCCAAATCAGAATTCGGGCAATGTGATAAAGTTATGGGTTGATTTGGAGAAGAAAATGAACACTCGTTTTGATGAGTTGATGAAGCGACAAGATGAAATGGACTCCAAATTGGACTTGGTGTTATCAATGATGGTTCGTAGTTCTGGTTGTAAATCTAATCAACCTGAGTTTGAGTTGGAGGCCTAAACATAATGGCATAAAAGTTGATGGTGGTGAGTGCGGAGATGCATATAGCTATGTCACTCCACCTACTTTTAATGGTGATGATGTTGTTTGCAATAACGAAAATGAAGTTGAGGTCACATCTCCTCATCCTAGGCCAATGAGAAAAAGGAAACGTGCTCCTGCCCTGATGACACCATATACAGACCCAATAAAAAggagaaaatttagaaaaggtgAAGGGTTCAAAGTTGATCCATTTCGCAAGATTGACGGGCACAAGGAAGAGGCTTTTATGAAGTGGTTCAATGAGAACAACACAAGGtactttaatttaatatttttcctTGCATTATGATTGTCTTTACAGGCCTAACACAATTTAAAAATTGATGTGTGTAGCATGTTAATTAACTGTGGAACCGGCAGCTACCAAAGGAAATACTTCGAACAGTTATTTACCCCAACAACATGGTTGTCTACTGATGTTAGTataattgtattttaattttacttgttcaaatattataaatgaaAGTTTTCTTACGCTACCCTTTAAAATGATATTACTAATGCAGCATATAGATAAGGCTTTATGGGGCATGAGAAAAAGGTCACAAAAGTATCATGACCTCTTTTATCAGAATGTCGCTATTCTTGATGAATTCTTTTCTCAATGGCTTTGCGGACATTGGGAGAAGTTCAATTTAGGTAAAAATTACAAGGACTTTGTATTTGATGATGTTTTTATTAAGTATGTTAATGGTGAGAAACCACTTAGAGGAAAGGCTTGGGAGAATGTTCACACACTTTACACACCACTAAATATCGAAGGAAAACATTGGGTATCTTTGGCAGTCAAGTTGGAGAAGTGGGAGATTGTAGTGTTTGATAGTAATATAAACCTCACACCTGATCGAAAATTCGTCAAACACTTGGAGCCTTTCCGGTGCATGCTACCGTACTTGCTTCGTCAAAGTGGTAAGTTTATGGGTCGTCTTCACAAAATTCCTAAGCCATTTACATGTCGAAGGTTGTGTGACATTCCTCAAGACCAATCCAGGTACTTCATCCGAACATTTGTATGTgatttgattaattttgaatgaGTTATATAATTGTAATTGCTTTATGCAGCGGAGATTGTGGAATATTTTCCATCAAGCATATCGAGTTTGACATGTGCGGGCTAAACATGAATTATGTTCACGATGACAATATTGTCTTCTTTCAGAAAAAAATGTCATGTGAAATCTACAATAGAGATTGGGATCCATAGTAAAGGAAAATCTGGAATTGTATTTTGtttatgtatcaaactcttatagtaTGACTTGTATTGGATATTTATTAGCAAAGGCAATCGAATGATATTTTGTTTATGTATAAAACAGTTCTGGTATACCACAAATTGTTATAGACTACTTGTGTTGGATGTTTCTGTTTCAGACTTCTTTGTGTTATATTTCAACAACCTGTCTAAAaatttcgacagctagtctaaaatttcgactgctgtctaaaactttcgacagctagtctgaAAATTCGACTGTTTGTCTAAAaatttcgacagctagtctaaaatttcgactaCCTGTCTAAAGCTTTCAACGACTAGTCTAAAATTTGGACTGCCTGTCTAAAGATTTCGACAgcttgtctaaaatttcgactgcctgtctaaaatgtttgaaatgtctaaaaaggctccaataacacaataaaagaaCATATATCAAGGATTGAGTGGTAGATAATCTACTCATTACACATTTTTGACAATTAGCCATGAatttcgacaacttgtctaacattttataaagttaaacaaaacttaatctttatgagattatgatgattgcagattgagtggtacatatttcaatcaaactactgTGATGATCAAGGATTTagtggtagataatctattgaggtactattatgatgattgtgtttatagtattagaacaacactttatcatgtcGAATTGGATCTTAATTCATTATATATTTTTGACAATTAGCCATgactttcgacagctagtctaaaatttcgactgcctgtcttaaaactttcgacagctagtctgaaatttcgactgcctgtcttaaaatgtttgaaatgtctaaaaaggctccaataacacaataaaagaaCATATATCTCAATATCAAACCAAGTCCAAAATATGAAATCACACAATATTATCAAAACATTAAACATCAAACCAAGTccaaaataaattgaaaaataatcaCTTCTTGCATGTGGTTTTGTTGTGCCCATAACATCCACAATTGGAACACTTCCGTTGCTTTTTTCCCCCATCAACATCAGAAACCTTACCCTTTACTTTCTTTGATGACGATTCAGGTGCAGAATTACTCTTCTCCTTTGGAAACTCTCCTCTCGAAGGAATTCGTTTATTCTTTGGTCTCCCTGGGGGAATTAACTTAACTGGTTTGATAACGACTTGAGACTTAACCTCTTCTGGAAGAAGCCATTCTATTTCAGGTGGTAAAGGGTAAATAGATTCTGCATAAGCCATCCTCCAAAATTCAGTCGTGTAGAATTTTGAGCATAGACTATAAACATCTACTCCACGATGCATTGCTGCAGCGATGCCATGAATACATGGAATCTTATCAATGTCAAACTCTCGACATGTACAAGAATGTTCCTCAATATTAACTAGACCGTCTAGTGGCTCACCTTTAACATGGAACTCACTTAGATTAATGGGTGTAACTCTCACGTACTTTGATTGTTTGTATCTTTGTCTCATTATATCTTCTGCGTCAACTATAAGTGGTGTTGGACAAGAATTTGCATTTGTCCTTCTCTCATAGAACCATCTGGAGAGTGTAGTGATAATTTCCTCCAATAAAGGAATGATGGGCCATTCTCGAGCTTCTCTAAAAACTTGGTTCAATGACTCAGAATTGTTGGTGGTCATGATGTTGTATCGATTACCATGGAAATGACATCTGGACCAGCTTTCAAAAGATGCATTCTTCAGGTATGTTGCCAGACTTGGTTTTTTTGTAGAAATCTCAGCAAATAACTTTGTGAACTCTGAAACTCTGTACGCTTTTGCCGTCTTCTCATACAACTTTTTCAAACCTTTACCACTAAATTTTGTCTTTATATTTTGTCCAAGATGCCACATACAAGCTCCGTGGTAAGCATTTTTATATACATTTCGAACTCCCTTTATAATGCTTTTGTGTCTATCAGATATAAACACTAAATCAGTAGTATCAGGCACTTGATCTCGTAAGCATGTCAAAAACCAATTCCAAGATGCATCATTCTCAGAATCAACAATACCAAAAGCAAGAGGATAAATTTGAAAATTTCCATCTTGTGCAGTTGCAATGAGTAAATTTCCTCCAAATTTGTTTTTCAAATGAGTTCCATCAATAGATATAACTTTTCTCATGTAACGAAAACCTCTAATGGATACTCCCAaagacaaaaataaatatttgaatttcTGTTCTTCATCAACAATTAATCTAGTGTACGTACCAGGATtagacttttggaccatgtaCAAGTAAGATGGGAGTTTTGGATAACTGTTTGCCGCTAAACCCCTTATAAGTTCATGTGCGCACTTTCTTGCCTTCCAATAACTACACTTTACACCAAGATTCTTGTTCATCTCATTAACTATTTGTGCTGGATTTGGACCTTTTTTTACACCTTCATATCTCGCTTTCAAGTGCTCTGCAATAATAGAACAAGTTGCTTGCCGATGATGATTTTGTCGCATTTCTAAAGAACAAGTGTGTTCATTACAATGCTTGCGAATAACAAACAAACATGTTGCACATGTCTTTGTCGCACGAATTCTCCACTTACAATTGGGGTCAACACAAACCAAAACCACTAATTTCTTATTTGATTTTTTCACTTTGAATTCAAAGTTTCGTCGTATAGCAAGCATGTGTACtttcatcttcaactctttcTTATCCACAAAATATTGACCAACACAAAAAACATCTTCATCAATACTTGTTGCATTTGAGCTTGGTGTACTACTAACATGACTTATTTCATTACAATGATCACTAGGGGATACACGAGGAAGTGGTAAATGGTTATCTTCAAGAGTGTGAGGTGCAGAACTAGCATCAGGAACATTACATATGTATGCATCGTCAAAGGAATCATCAAAAGTTCTATTTTCAAGACATGGGACATTCAAATTTACCTTAACAAAACCATCATCAATATTGTTTCTttccccatcatcatcatcatcatcatcatcatcctcgtTGTCGTTGTCGTTGTCATCATCGTCATCATCTAAATCAACATTGTTATCATCGTTTAAACCAGCATCATCAAAATCATCATCAGTAGAAATGTTTGCAATAGAATCAATATTTGTAGTAGAATCAATATTAGTAACAAGTTTATCCTTAATGAGCATATTTTCCATCTTCTTGATCAAACCCACACATAACGGAACCAAATCGCGCTCTTgccatgtaaagaaactaacaatgtctctactattttttattgtaattggttcaatctccaccattgtcgttatcttgtaagttaattctatatcgaagaggttgcgatcgatttctgtaacttcataaatatgttcaactaactcctcataagttaggttagtttgtaccaaacttgatcttgatcgtgagccatttgaaatccatttccacgagtcctcattctttttccacattccatcacataatattacaatatttttgaaAGACATCTgaaaataataatacaataaacaaatataaattattgatattactttgattaaaaagttatataaaaaaatgaaaatcaagttgaaaaATCTAGAAATTCGACAACCTGTCTGAAAATTAGAGAACCTGTCTGATAATTCGACAACCCGTCTAAAAATTAgactacctgtctaaattttagacaagtggtctaaaatttagacaggtggtcgaaaaaatacgactactggtctaaaatttagacaactggtctaaaatttagactccttgtcgaaaaattagacaagctgtcgaaaaattatggatttttctatctcgAAAATAACCGaaaccaccattaattttttcagattttcaagctttaacctccataaaactccagaaataaacctaaatccttacttatactttcaacatactaaaacaatcattttgcattttaaatctacaaaaacaatataaaaaatctcatattttataaaaataaaaaaagcttTATAAACCAACCTTTTGAATGAGTGGTGGCTGGATTTGTAAAGAAATTGTGGCAGTTGGTGATGAACAGTGTTCGCCGGCGGTAGGGGgcggcggtggtggtggtggtggtggttgggggggggggggggattattatgggtggttgtggatgggtGTGGGTGGATGGGTGCGAGGAAGGAGATGATAGTTATTATtagggtttttatttttatttattattattttattttaagggtaaaatgggtAATATAAAAAGTTCATTAATAAAAAAGGTTATTTAGCTCAAAACTATTGAAACTATGCCATAGTGCAAATTGCACTATCAAAAGAGACCATTTTGCCAAGGGCCCCtcataaaatactattttaattatTATGCACCTAATACCTTCAAGCAATTAAAATCTAGCAAATACAACCGTACGGTTGCGTCCATTTTGTACACCTGCACCAAAGTCGAACtctctcaatatatatataacatatataatttttaaattaaaaaaaattatatgaataaaaatacagtatatttaatttttttatattattaaaataaaaaaaaatgcttaAACTAATTAATATGCAAATGATATAGTACacgtttgtaaaaaaaaatatgatatagTACAAGTTTCGGTGGTATCCTCaacgtaatttaaaaaaaacaaaaacatttatgttaatttattaaaataatatatttaatattagttaactaattaaaaaataaagaataaaatacCGATAGACCCACCTCAAAAAATATCTGAATAGATcataacaatatatattttttaatatttgatgGTGTGTGCATACTGCCAATTTATTTTTATCCTCGGGGAAAAATAAAAAACTCAATAACATATATTCCAACAGGCATGAAATCCAAACCGTCCACTCCATCGCGTCTTTTGATCCAACGACGCTGCTACTTGAAGCTCGGAGAGTCGACATGGTACAACGTGGGAGGGCATTTTCGTAAAATCAACTAAAACAGCCACAAATCCCAGCAGCATGGCACAGCCGTAATTCAATACAACGGATGGGGGCAAAAGCGTCAATCCAGTGACCGGCGAGAAGGGCGAATCACGGAACTGGATATTCGAATATCCAAAAGGAATAATTCGATTATATTCTCCGATTCCAGCTTCGATCAGTACACCACCGCCGCCTACAAAGGAATGAGGACCCACCCACCTCCAATTTGGAGTACGGAGACTGACGTGTCAACATCAACGGCCGATTTTCACGTAGTAGATCGATCAATCTCAGGTGGACACGTGGCATCGCCATGCTCGAAGTCTGTGGTGAATGCAAGTCCATATCCGGTCTCAGGAAAGGACAATTTATGGGCTTTTTTTGAGAAAGACCCAGGAAGTTTCATAGTTTCTGGCTTTTATTGATTGTTATCTCATTATTTGGGGCCATTAGCTCTCTCCCAAACTCTATCATCTTGTTCTTTTTGCATTCCTTCATTCATATAAACGCAAGGccacttttttttaatatataaatttgttTGTTTCCtgaattatttttcatttttcattacgtGTGTGGCAGTGATAATTACAGGTATTAATTCTCACAAGAACAGAagggatttttatttttattttttagtgaAGAGTTGCCTAATCCTACCCCATCGATTagtgaataataattaaaaaaaatagtttgctTGGTATAGATAGTTCACAATTTTATGTCCCTTCCTTGTTATGAAAATGATTTTGAAAGCTAGTACATCTAAATCTAATACAAGTAGACAGAAGTAGTAgtctttctcttttttcttatCCTTAGTGTCGTATTTGCTTGCTGTAACGGATGAAGAGTTTGTAGCTATTCTCATTCCCAATGACATGATTTTGTGTTCAAACCAAAACATCACCATCCATCGTTAACTTTATTAATTTTGGATTAGTGATTAAGTTTGCCAAAAATTACTGTATATTTTCATATTCTTGTTGTGATATGAGTTCTTGCTTTGGCCTTTTAATTAAAGCATTTGGCATATGGAATTTTAAGTGGAGATGTCACAGATGTGTGTGTGCGTGTCCCTTAATAGTAAGTAAATACTAGTCTCACAAAAATGAAAAAGGCTGTTCTTTTGTTGTCTATTTTGACTACCGGGTCCCACTAAATGTGCCAAGTTtgatttctctttttcttctattcttTGAGTTTATGTAGAAAATTATTCTGTCTACCAAAGTAGATATTTCTTCTTTCATACAACAGATATAAGTTTTCCACTGGAATGGTGCAACAAGTTGACTGAATTCTTAGTTCATTAACAGTACAGTCATAGATGAATGTAATCATGAATAGATGAAATTTTTATTGGTTTTTGAATATGACGCAAAATTTTGTACAAAAATGTACAGAGGTAAAATACAAACACACAACTCTCAATCCCCAACACCCTTTTGTTTTGTCCATCTTCCACTGGAATTTTCCCTCTGGCAGAAAGTAAAATCAAGGAGAAGGCTAAAAAAATCCTCTCCATGTACATTACAAAttatcttttttcttctttcattttACAAGGAATCATTCACAAGAGCAACACATATTTACAATTGCTCGCACATAAACAAATGTTACAAATCACTCTTCGTTACATCAAACCTCTTCAATGGGAGAAGGTGAAGATCTCGTTGTGGGAGACCCTCCTTGCGATCTTGCTTCCGCAATCTTCTCAGTCACCTCACTCACAACAAGCCTAGTAAGAAACAATCCTGCAATCAGGGCTGCTCCCATCAGCATTGTGAAAACTAAGCTCCAGCTCGTAGTAGAAATGTAGCCAGTTAACAGGGGTCCAATTGCAGCCCCAACCGAACCTGTTCCATCTATGATTGCTGTTACAGTTGCAAGTGCTCGCGAATTCCCTTTCAACGAGCTATGTGTACCGAGGTCAGCTGATACTGCTGTTGTTATAAGAGCATAGGGCCCATTCACAAACATGCCCGTTATGAACATGAAGACAATGTTTAGAGTTAAAGACAAATGTCCATAGCTTCTGTAGAAGAAGAGAGCTGGAATGGCACAGTACATGAAACTCGCTGCTGTTATTGCTCTTGCGTTAAGGCGATCAGAAATGTGACCGGCTAGGATTCCTCCAACCACACCTCCAACATCAAACAATGTAGACAAGTTTCCAGCAGTCTCACTGGATAAGTACTTGCCATCTATAGCTGCAAAATGCAACATTGTAAAGTGAGTGATGAACATGATGTTAAGAGTAATATGTTACTAAAAGGAATTACATCAACATACAAGGAGAAGATGATCATAATTACCTGTGTGGCTAATGTAGAAAGGAAGCCAATACAGAAATGTATAAGCGACCAATTTGGCAAAGAAGAGGCAAAGAGCAAAAGGAGCAACTCCTGGAATTTTCCACGCCTCTATGAATCCTACAGCTTTGTCATCCCCTTCTCTCTCTGACCTCAACAATGGTACCTCCAGTGCCTCCCCTATTTTCAATGGCTGCTGTGGttcttcttcatcagctcctacGGCCTCAGGACTCACCGGTAAGAAGAAGAAAACTACCAAGCCAACAAATGCTATTAACATACCAGGCACAACAAAGGACCAGCCCCATCCATAGCTCAATAAAGCAGAAGCTACCAAAGAACCAGTGATGTTTCCAATGGATGTGTGAGCATTCCATATTCCCATTATAAGGCCTCTCTTCTTTTTCCCAAACCATTTACCGACCACCGCAACAACTGAAGGCCATCCAGTTGATTGGAATAGACCAGCAGCCATTTGAACTATAAGGAAGTAGTAAAAGCTATGGATGTTTCCCCAATAACCAATACCGAAGAGGGATGTGAACACACCTGTTCCTATCATTCCCACAGTTAAAAAGATCCTTAGATCCAATCTATCCCCAAGATGTCCAGAAAAATACATTCCCATGGCATAAACTGCGAGGAACGCCACATCGAGTTCCCCAAGAAGCTCCGTTCCATCTGATCCGCTAAACGGTGCCCAGCCATCTCCAAGAGCCCAGGAAAGCTTTCTGCTTTCTGGTGGAGCATCAAGGTATGTTATCCTCCACGGTGCAAACTTCAAGCCCAAACTTGATGACTGGGGATCAAGGGAACTCTTCACAACACTCGTAGTTTTCCTGGCAGCGTGGTAGCTAGCGTATGCCAAAAATGTCACAATCAGAACAATTACTTGGTGGGTTTTAAAGGAAACTGGGGACCTTTTTATGTACTCCACAAACTTAATTCCTGCAGGCTTGTTGCAAGTTTCCTCAGGTGCAGTCTCAGTCAATGAACTCATGTTCTATATTTTTGCTTCCTATTATACACCAAATTCAAAATCTTCAAGCTGCAAAAGGGGGAAAAAACTGTAGTTATAGCATAGATCATGTGTAAAATGCAGCTCCGGTCAAAAAGGGAGAAAAGCTATAGTCATAGCATAGATCATATGCAAAATGCAGCTCAGGTActgtcatttttatttttatgaaaattGATAAAAGATTTATAAAATATCTATGAgtaattaatttatcaatttttcC
This genomic interval from Humulus lupulus chromosome 8, drHumLupu1.1, whole genome shotgun sequence contains the following:
- the LOC133798022 gene encoding putative glycerol-3-phosphate transporter 1 translates to MSSLTETAPEETCNKPAGIKFVEYIKRSPVSFKTHQVIVLIVTFLAYASYHAARKTTSVVKSSLDPQSSSLGLKFAPWRITYLDAPPESRKLSWALGDGWAPFSGSDGTELLGELDVAFLAVYAMGMYFSGHLGDRLDLRIFLTVGMIGTGVFTSLFGIGYWGNIHSFYYFLIVQMAAGLFQSTGWPSVVAVVGKWFGKKKRGLIMGIWNAHTSIGNITGSLVASALLSYGWGWSFVVPGMLIAFVGLVVFFFLPVSPEAVGADEEEPQQPLKIGEALEVPLLRSEREGDDKAVGFIEAWKIPGVAPFALCLFFAKLVAYTFLYWLPFYISHTAIDGKYLSSETAGNLSTLFDVGGVVGGILAGHISDRLNARAITAASFMYCAIPALFFYRSYGHLSLTLNIVFMFITGMFVNGPYALITTAVSADLGTHSSLKGNSRALATVTAIIDGTGSVGAAIGPLLTGYISTTSWSLVFTMLMGAALIAGLFLTRLVVSEVTEKIAEARSQGGSPTTRSSPSPIEEV
- the LOC133795755 gene encoding uncharacterized protein LOC133795755, whose amino-acid sequence is MENMLIKDKLVTNIDSTTNIDSIANISTDDDFDDAGLNDDNNVDLDDDDDDNDNDNEDDDDDDDDDGERNNIDDGFVKVNLNVPCLENRTFDDSFDDAYICNVPDASSAPHTLEDNHLPLPRVSPSDHCNEISHVSSTPSSNATSIDEDVFCVGQYFVDKKELKMKVHMLAIRRNFEFKVKKSNKKLVVLVCVDPNCKWRIRATKTCATCLFVIRKHCNEHTCSLEMRQNHHRQATCSIIAEHLKARYEGVKKGPNPAQIVNEMNKNLGVKCSYWKARKCAHELIRGLAANSYPKLPSYLYMVQKSNPGTYTRLIVDEEQKFKYLFLSLGVSIRGFRYMRKVISIDGTHLKNKFGGNLLIATAQDGNFQIYPLAFGIVDSENDASWNWFLTCLRDQVPDTTDLVFISDRHKSIIKGVRNVYKNAYHGACMWHLGQNIKTKFSGKGLKKLYEKTAKAYRVSEFTKLFAEISTKKPSLATYLKNASFESWSRCHFHGNRYNIMTTNNSESLNQVFREAREWPIIPLLEEIITTLSRWFYERRTNANSCPTPLIVDAEDIMRQRYKQSKYVRVTPINLSEFHVKGEPLDGLVNIEEHSCTCREFDIDKIPCIHGIAAAMHRGVDVYSLCSKFYTTEFWRMAYAESIYPLPPEIEWLLPEEVKSQVVIKPVKLIPPGRPKNKRIPSRGEFPKEKSNSAPESSSKKVKGKVSDVDGGKKQRKCSNCGCYGHNKTTCKK